From a single Papaver somniferum cultivar HN1 unplaced genomic scaffold, ASM357369v1 unplaced-scaffold_133, whole genome shotgun sequence genomic region:
- the LOC113333768 gene encoding cyclin-T1-4-like, producing MARGTPGWYFSENEIDDHSPSRKDGIDLEKETELRKLYCSFLQDLGMKLKVPQVSIAVSMMLCHRFYMRQSHVKNEWQTIAMVSMFLSCKMEETPRLLMDVVVVAYEIIYRTKPAAAERIKQKDVYNKQKELIVTAERVLLVTVAFDFDIQLPYKPLVAALRRMEISQNAVAKVAWNFVNDWLRTTLCLQYKPHYIAAGSKYLAAKFHKMKLRSVNGKVWWMEFDVVPQRLEEVIQQMLGLLENRKSVVPSCHKNSTQSTLIKKEFPNSTRSSTASGLTTGDTNDHDLRDNPSLPHKHTCEARRKDLKQFQASDSGSSGSNVEDGDSRFNEGEVLVESVQIVSSIKTVSVS from the exons ATGGCAAGAGGCACCCCTGGATGGTACTTTAGTGAAAATGAGATAGATGATCATTCACCTTCAAGAAAGGATGGGATTGACCTTGAGAAAGAGACAGAGCTGCGAAAATTATACTGTTCATTTCTTCAGGACTTAGGCATGAAGCTCAAAGT ACCACAGGTTTCAATAGCAGTTTCAATGATGTTATGCCACCGGTTTTATATGCGTCAATCTCATGTAAAGAATGAATGGCAGACAATAGCAATGGTGAGCATGTTTCTTTCATGCAAGATGGAAGAAACACCGCGCTTATTAATGGACGTTGTTGTTGTGGCATATGAGATTATATATAGAACTAAACCTGCAGCCGCAGAAAGAATCAAACAGAAG GATGTTTATAATAAGCAGAAAGAACTAATTGTAACCGCGGAGAGAGTTTTGCTAGTGACAGTTGCATTTGATTTCGATATTCAACTGCCTTACAAGCCCCTCGTTGCCGCTCTTAGAAGGATGGAGATTTCCCAAAATGCCGTTGCAAAGGTGGCATGGAATTTCGTGAATGATTG GCTGCGGACGACTCTGTGTTTGCAGTACAAACCTCATTACATTGCTGCTGGTTCAAAATATCTTGCTGCAAAATTTCACAAAATGAAGTTGCGTTCAGTTAATGGGAAAGTTTGGTGGATGGAATTTGATGTTGTCCCTCAGCGCTTGGAAG AGGTTATACAGCAGATGCTTGGGCTGCTGGAGAACAGAAAATCAGTTGTGCCTTCCTGTCACAAGAACAGCACACAATCTACACTAATTAAAAAGGAATTTCCAAACAGCACCAGATCCAGCACTGCAAGTGGGTTAACAACAGGTGATACTAATGATCATGACCTTCGTGATAACCCCAGTCTGCCCCACAAACACACATGCGAAGCCAgaagaaaagacttaaaacagtTTCAGGCAAGCGATTCTGGGAGCTCAGGTAGTAATGTGGAAGACGGTGACAGTAGATTTAATGAGGGCGAAGTGCTGGTTGAATCTGTTCAGATTGTGAGTAGTATTAAGACCGTTTCCGTCTCTTGA